The DNA segment tgtgttcattcatAGTGGTAGTGAAATGTCagtggttcactgtgttcacAGAATAGCAAGTACAAGATATAACCCCCCTCCTTTCACTGCCTTTTAATATCACTGCTGGATTGACAGAGAATTTCTATGGTCATCAGATGGGTGAGCCAGAACCTGTGATGTTTTGCTGTGGTAAAGCACATCAATCACATAGCAAAATGTTTCGATGTTCTAGATTCATGAGCTAATGAATACAGTTCCTTTTCCACAAAGCATTATTTAGCACTGTCTTTTCACTTTGGGTTAACAAAATATACTTTACACAAAAACTAACCAATGTGAAGAGCAATAGACAGTCCAATTGCTGACCAGCAGGAGTAGCGGCCTCCAACCCACTgcaaaaaaatataactgaTAGAGCACATTGTCTTTTAACGTTTGTAAAGAGGCATCAAAATCAACAAAGTGACCAAAGTTAAAAACACTAAACAAAGTCAGGGTTGATAACTGATAATTAGACAAATTAGATAACAATGGTTTAACTCATCGGAGGCAAGGAATTCTTGCTCAGCCAACAAGtgtgggttttttggggggttttttgtgttttttttttttttaccatatgTGTTCAACTGATTTATAAAGATTTAAGATGGAGATTATAAGAGCAGCAAAACTGTATGAGCAGGAAAGCACTTGAATATTGCACACAGATTTTCTGTGTACCATGAACTTCTCATCtacaaaaagaatatttaaattatttaataattttgaattcTACTTATAAAGACTATATTACTAAAGAAAACCACTTACATCCCAAAACTCAAACATGTTCTTTTCGTCAATTCCAAACTCTTTTACTTTGggctgaaataaagaaagtaaaacgaGTGAAATTGTTAATCCAGTACTATTAGACTATTCCATCCACATAGAGCATACTTATTAAAGTTCCATGATTTCTGACCATTGAAACTGAGACAGAGAAACAGACTGAGAGATGGAGATAGAGAAACAGAGACTGAAAAAGTAAGAAACTGAGAAACTGACAGAtaaactgagagagagagagagacagataaaaAGCTAGACATGTCTGCACAGGTTTCAGTGTGCATCTTCCAACACAGATTGCTTTTGAAGGCCATGTTCCTAaccttttttctaataaatgaCCAAGTGACATATCATTAAAGAATGCCAAGTGCTCAAATGCATCTAAAGAAAATTTGTAATAAtcttttcaatttaaaaaatgaaagtgttgAAGATGTGCAAATGATTGGTAAAGTTTCTTTGACTACAGtatgaaaagacaagaaatacagCTAACTGGATCTTCTGCATCCTGGATTCTATTCTCTTAATttctgtgaaataattttttttcatcgtttttTCCATCCTTGTCCTTGATCATAAGTCTGGTAGATTTCCttgcaaacaaaaatgacagTGATTATTTTAATGATGGTTCCACTAAGGCTAATCATTTCTCACTTGAAGTATATAAAGAAACTCATGTTTTCCCTTATTTAACAATCTGCAAAATGCAACACTTTATCTTAAAATGTGCAGCAATGCTTTCATGGATTAGTAGACCTTTGTTTCTAAAGAAACATGCACCTCATATCAATTCAGTTTTAAAGCAAGAAGCACAGTACACGTAAAAAACAAGCTTCAACCTTACCCCATTGGTTGACAGAGCCACAAAGTGCTTGGATACTGCATTTTTCTGGGGAAAAGAGACCAAAACAAACTGTACATGATACAGACATAAATGAGAGAAATGTGGTGTCAAAAAATGATTCAGGGCAAAGatttttcttgataaaatatGTATCATATTTTACCCTTTCTTTAAGATATTTTGCATATTTGTCCATAGAATGTTATCATCAAAGTTggttatgtatatttttttactgtagAGCCAAAGGtataaaataagcaataaaataaaaaatgctcaAAACAAATGCAATCCAATACTAcctgttgaagaaaaaaaatttctgcaaaaCTTAGAGGTAGACAAACAGTATGGATTTGCATAGTGCCTCCCCCAccccccgccacacacacgcacacaaaaagacatgcttacatatacacacatgtaacaCTGCCATGCTCTGCCTTACAACACACATCATAAACTCTATGAAAGTTTAAACTTTATCTTTCATAATGGAGATCTGACTGGCTGTTTTATGTTGTACCATTCACATCAGGATGTCTTCTTACATCATTCACAACACTTATCTTCGTTGTTTACAATAACTTCTAATTCAATAAAtgcagagtaaaaaaaaaatgcatgaattttcagaaggaatttttttttcacagatttaccaagaattaaaagaaaaccaaactgAACCAGtaaccaataaataaatgcacaaaaaattatgaagccagtcTACTAATCATGTGCAAGAAACTCATGATAAATTGTCAAgatttggaaagaaaacaaaaagtgatcaaaagaaataaatctgtgTTGCAGTAATCCTTAAGGTTGAAAGCTACCTGCTCTGAGCCAGGATCAGCAAAATCAGCCACAAAATTCTCTGTATGCTTGTAAGTCACTTGTACATCAACCATAACTGAGTGTGTCAAGTACTGCTTGGCTGGAGGACGctgtgtttacacacacaccatttctAAGTTCCATACATGCCACTGCTAAGTTTGAATCTTCGgatttcttcatctcttcataCAGCTTGTTTTACTTACAACTAATTAGGTTTTACAAAACACAAGGTTCTGGTTCTTCAAATGATGTGAGTTTTAGGGGGCAAGATTTTTATGTGAATTGATTTATGCTATTTATTAAAGATCTTTTGCAGGACTGGTCtgtcttttatctgtttgttaATCTACTTTAGTGAATAATAAATCTCATgcttgtttatgtgtatgtgtgtgtgagagagagatagaaagatagAAACAAAGATGATTGCATGAAGATGGTTAAGTGGTGATAgcagtttacattttaacatagctttgtttcacattttcatggttttgGACACCATATTTACATAACATCAttactgtcaaaacaaaaaaaaaaaaaagtaaaactagcagttatttaaatttaaaacaggcAATTACAGGGCAAGATTGAAAACGTCATGTGCCAGTGATAGATCACTCTCTGGACACTAAGAACTGTTTGGCTTACATCTTTGATTTTTTCCAAGAACCACTGTTTGGCAGAAGTAGCATTGGTAATAGTTTCCTGGGTGGTAAAAGTctgaaaaatgaagaacaaaaaaagttatttcattgaatttttcaaaacaaacacagcatAGTACAAAAGATAAGAACTGGAATGTGAATTTACTTCTCATTCATAGTGGGGAAAAAAGTGATCAGCCCAAAACTATACAAATGAACTATATCACTTACACcatgtaaaacaaacataacaataacaggataatcaaatataaaatttttaaagataagtATAGTTAATATAACTTATAATCGAGTTTTTCTTTGACAGATGACAATGGAAAAGCATAATTCTGCTacaaatacttttaattttcagcttaaaacagtaaaaacaagaaTCACACTGCCCTGGGCCCAGTTATCTGTTTAACAGATCACCATTAAAATAGCACCttttctgtgaatttttttagGTCTCACCTTTGAAGCAATAATGAACAAAGTAGTTTCCGGGTTCAATGATTGCAGAGTCTTGGCCAGATGTGTGCCATCCACATTTGAGACAAAGTGCACATTTGGACCAACCTGGTATGGGCGCAGTGCCTCACAAACCATTAAAGGGCCCTGCAACAAAGGGACACCTAAAGAAGTTCCCTTTCTGAACATACATCTAGTTTTAATGCCTCTTTGACACTATCCAGCTAAAGAGATTGAAGCCTTGCATACTATTTCTTGACAAAAAACAATGTTCTGTCAATGTACTACTCATCAGTCTAAATCATAGTAAAGTTtggtggttttgtgtgtgtcaaAAGCAATACCAGATAATTATGGAGAGGTCTTATACAAATGGCCCAtgaatttatgtttatataaataaaaatggcttTCTCTTAACACATTTACAATGCAAGGAACAGACAAAGCTAACATGAAAAGACCCTAtttcaccaaaaacaaaaactaaataaaacaaaacaaaaaaaaaaacaccacagaTATTGGAATACAAAATCTGCTGAAATCAACTGTTTGTCTCAAACCATCTTAATTGTGTACTTTTTGATAAATTCAAAAGGAATGAGGTAAGTCCAACggaattttgaaaaatcttttatacACAGGAAAACACGAAGCATTTTATTCTCTGATAGCTTTGTCTTACAGGTAGTAGATTCAGAAGGTTACACTTCAAGTTGAAATATCAAATAACTATTACGTGTAGTGGTGAAAAGCAGCTATAATGCATTTAAAAGACTCCAGAATGATAACAAATTTTACTGAGTAATTCCACTGTTTTGTGGTGTAAACAGGATTTACTATAACCACCTAGACTTGTACAAATCCTTCTAAATAACATAAGAATTGATTCTATTATTCAGGATAAGGCACATCCATTTAGTGAGTCAAATATGCAGTAGTCCACAAGTTTTGGCTTGTGCACAAGACTCATGTATGCAGTGATCCAAAGAAACTTTGTTGGTTTGCTGAGAATGGCAGGTTCCATATCTTGCTCTGGATCTCTGTTAAAACTGAATGGCAGATCTTTTTGGCCTGATCTATAAACTGCCTGGAATATAGATTAGTCTCTCATTTTATAGATTTGACCATTTTGTTGCCTATATACACTTGGTACGAATCAACAAGTCTACATTACTCCCAGAAGCTTGAGAGGAATTTGTAGTTCAagcgaagaaataaaatttggcaGAGATGAAAATCCTCAAAGATTTCTACACCTGCTGCTGTTGAAATCTCCATCCATTGACAGGAATATCTTCAAGCTTATTGCTTCTGGCATCATCATTTACTTGAAAAACAGGATGAACAGGATCTTCTACAATTTCTATTATTCACTAGCCTTCCTCAAggtaattttccttattttgacCAGCACCTGTAGTTGCGAGGATCACGTCTACAGTGTGGACACAGAGAGTCCATCACATATATGCAGAAGAGAATGCGTTAaatacattcttttaaaaaagcaaacaactttATTTAAGCCCTACGAACATACAGATATCTGCACAGGTACATCTTGATGTAAAGGGATGTAACCATGCATACTGACAAAGGCAAATAGgcacatatacatgtataccaACATACAAACCCTCTCTCTTACCAGATCTGAGCCTCCAATACCAATGTTCACAACATCAGTGATCTTCTTTCCTGTTTGACCTTTCCACTCTCCAGAGATGACCTCGCTGGTGAACTCTCTCATGTGGGCCAGCACAGCATTCACACTGGGCATCACCTTGTCAGAGAAAATTGGAGTGCAACATGAACTCAAGTAACTTAATTACCAATTTTAGTAGGGTCTAAAAATGTTGAGTTGTGGAAATAACCAGGAGACTGGTCAAACCACAACTCAGCTATGGGTATAGCTGTTTAATCCTGAGCCAGTCGATGGTTCTGGAACAGGtgaaacacacacattcttcaATCACATTGTTTGATGGGGTAAAGCTCTCTTAGACTGACCCTTGAttggttgcttgcttgcttATTTAATAGGAAAGTGTTTTCACTTTCAAATGATTTCACACTATGAGGGCAGAGGGAAAggggagaaaacccccgacacccagccctgcggacaggtgtcacacagaGAGTGccctgagatgagatctgaaccatGAGCTGCTCACTgaaagcaagtgttttaaccactggGTGCCCTAGGACCCCTGACCCTTGCCGTCTGAGGTTCTTATTCCTTATACCCCAAATTTACTAGAAAATACCCCAGGTCCCTTCTCCTGTTGCTAGGCAACCCCCACCCATCTCCCTCTCACTGGGTGAGCCATAAGGCAAGGGGTCACCAGACATCAGATATCTTTCACTATTTAAGTCTGTACATGTATGATAACCACTGCGTGTTTCAGGCCCCATCCAGCCCCATgctataataaaaatacaaatatctcTGATACAGTCAAGATACTGCCCCTTCCTtagttttaaataaagcaaataggACAATTGGAATTTGCCAACCTAAAGCTTAGCTAAGCTTCTAATACCTATCATGTCCTCAACAAGCCAGTACTGGTGCCCTAAACTATTGCTGTTTACCTAACCAGTAAGTTTCTTTTCTACAGTAAACAAAAGAGCATATAAACAAAAGAGCATAAGACATACATCTTTGCCTTCCACAATGATTGGGGTATTTGACCTATTGCGCAGTGCAATGTGTAGGACTGCTCGATCTTCAGTGAAGTTAATCTTCTCTCCAGCAAACATGGCCTTCCGCATCCCTTCCACATTTCGATCTCTTGCCTGCAAAAATGAAGTATTATGAGACATAAGGAGCATGGTGTAAATGTGCATCCTCTTGGAGGTATCTGTGTATACGTGAATGCATATGGATGCCTTCTTTTACATTATACTCTGTTTTATCTACATCACACAAATTAACCAGTTTGCATAACTTAAAATCAAACAGTGTAAAAGGGACAAGAATCAAAGCATATTGAAAACTGCAGTCATGTTAGTGCAACGAAACAACAGTTTGTTTACAGATACAGTTTCAATAAATTATTACCAGATCAATGAGCTTCTTCATTACTTCCTCATTGATAATATTTTTAGAGTAGTCCAGCAGGAAAGGCCCATCTTGAGTGGTTAGTGACACACTGCAATCATACTGCACTTTTAAACACCTATTTGCACACTCAGGTTACTGGACATTACATATAACTCTTTAATTGCCCCTCCTATCTACCATCCCCCCACTACCCAGTGTAGCTTCCAAAATGTTCAAGTGAGACAAGATATTATAGAATCATAGAAAGACTTTTTGGAAACTTATCTTCAACACAGTGCCAATCAACGATAATCcacagagcaaaaaaaaatcGTACAATAATGATCGAGTAAGGTTATTCAAGAATGATCAACACCAGTGTAACTACTATTACTGATCAGCCAGACAAAAACTTACTATATCacatataattttaatatataatgtCATAAAAATTAATACTGTATTCAGCCACACTATAGACTGAGATCACACGACAGACGATTCACACTCCCATTTGATATAGTCAAACCTTATCGCTTACGGTACTTCAGTCCGTGACTGTGAAATAGCAGTACAACATACTTAAACTTATTGAAGCGGCCTGGATCTTCCCTGAACATCTTCGCCATGTTAAGGTCTTTGGCGTAGCCATTGAAAGTGTCCCACAGGGCCCTCCACGAATTCTCTTCAATAAGCGGTTTTCTGCATTCGTTGGCCATGTTGAAACCTCTAGGTCTAGGACATAACCTTGGGAACAACCTTGACCCCTGACTTCCGGGCAGTGTGGGAGGAGTTCCGGTTTCAAAGCTCATCCCCAGACTGATTGGTGTCTAGGGACTGTTGTCAAACAGCAGTAGGATGGCAAAGGTGACTATatcttttactgttttaagttttttgacTAAGCTGAACAGACCAGAGCGGTGAACATATACTCATTTAGGTTTTATTTATAGATGCATCATTCGCAATCACCacagtgtatgtgtgcgtgaagtgagtttttcattttctgaaaaccAAAGTGACAATTAGAAGTAATAATGAAACACAGTTCTCGACCTTTCAGTTATGATATCTGtgtttatcattaaaaaaaaatgatcccaGTACTACGTACGACTGAAAGAGATATACCTTTATCGTCCTATGCTAGAGATAATTACGCGATAGTTTTCAAGACGTTCTCCACACATTTACAACTGGGACGGTGTGTCATATGTAACATGATCGCAAAGAAGATGACgaaaaagacaatgatgacgccttgaagaaaaaaagaagaaacatgatAGATGAAATGATCAAGTTATCAGGTGTTATTCAAAGGCCGTTATGCCAAACATTTGTTGCTGTATTTCTACAGCATAAGCGCTTGTATCACATTTGAACATGTAATGTTGGGGATGAATTTTTTTCGTAGATGattaaagataaatgaaatttaattgCAGCATGACTTATTAAGCTTGTGAAATTAATTTTCAGGTTCTGAAGTAGTTACTTTTATAGTTTTCGAGTTGgctgaattattttaaatgcttcaGTTTACTGATGTAATACATTAGGTTTTATGTCACTTTAAGCTGTAGAGAAAGTAAAATGTCCTCTTCATTATCAATCACTGGAgaatactttgacaaaaaatattatttagtaGTGATATTCATGCACTTATGATCAAGGGCTgcctgtttttctctctctctcacacatatactCTGACACATCTGCaagcttctttttttgtctctaCGCTTGGGCCTGAGATGTTTATAGATGTAAACCTTGTTTCTATGGTAGATGCTAAATATAGTAAAAATTGATTGGTGTGTTCTTCACATCTGTACAAGCATGGAAGAACAATcaatgaagaattttttttaacctagtCCTGTTGTCAGTTGTGCTATTGATCTGGTGAGCCAGCATTAAAGAAATGCCTAAAAGTGTACATAAAGGGAGCTAGCAGGTGTTGCATATAATTTATCTATGCTGCTAGCAAAGTTTAATGAACTCTTCTTTAAAGTGAAATGGATGATCAGCTGGAGATAAATACTTTAATTTaatagggggaaaaaaagagtgatgatcatttctttttaacagtGCTTTTTGACAAATGTatagcatttaatttttttgctgttaaatTTTGCTTAAGTGAAGGGAGAAATTTATGAAGTACTTTCACACTTTTAGGACAGGAAGGTCAAACAGATGCTACAAGTCAGGGTTGGAACCCTCTTTTGATTAAAACTGCTGCTTCTAGTACCATATAATGTCcctagtttttatttgtgcttgtTAGTAGTATTTGGCATTTCTTCATG comes from the Pomacea canaliculata isolate SZHN2017 linkage group LG12, ASM307304v1, whole genome shotgun sequence genome and includes:
- the LOC112576813 gene encoding glucose-6-phosphate isomerase-like isoform X2 translates to MANECRKPLIEENSWRALWDTFNGYAKDLNMAKMFREDPGRFNKFNVSLTTQDGPFLLDYSKNIINEEVMKKLIDLARDRNVEGMRKAMFAGEKINFTEDRAVLHIALRNRSNTPIIVEGKDVMPSVNAVLAHMREFTSEVISGEWKGQTGKKITDVVNIGIGGSDLGPLMVCEALRPYQVGPNVHFVSNVDGTHLAKTLQSLNPETTLFIIASKTFTTQETITNATSAKQWFLEKIKDKNAVSKHFVALSTNGPKVKEFGIDEKNMFEFWDWVGGRYSCWSAIGLSIALHIGMDNFEKFLAGAYFMDRHFIETPLDRNIPVILAVLGIWYHNFHNSETFAILPYDQYMHRFPAYFQQGDMESNGKYVTRSGQKVQYTTGPIVWGEPGTNGQHAFYQLIHQGTRRVPCDFLIPVETHNPIQGGVHHQILLANFLAQTEALMVGKTREQAEAELRKSGMDEKQLQRILPHKVFEGNRPTNSIIFQKLTPFMLGLLIAMYEHKIFVQGVMWDINSFDQWGVELGKQLAKAIEPELANSNKISSHDSSTNGLINFIKANRK
- the LOC112576813 gene encoding glucose-6-phosphate isomerase-like isoform X1, which codes for MANECRKPLIEENSWRALWDTFNGYAKDLNMAKMFREDPGRFNKFNVSLTTQDGPFLLDYSKNIINEEVMKKLIDLARDRNVEGMRKAMFAGEKINFTEDRAVLHIALRNRSNTPIIVEGKDVMPSVNAVLAHMREFTSEVISGEWKGQTGKKITDVVNIGIGGSDLGPLMVCEALRPYQVGPNVHFVSNVDGTHLAKTLQSLNPETTLFIIASKTFTTQETITNATSAKQWFLEKIKDRPPAKQYLTHSVMVDVQVTYKHTENFVADFADPGSEQKNAVSKHFVALSTNGPKVKEFGIDEKNMFEFWDWVGGRYSCWSAIGLSIALHIGMDNFEKFLAGAYFMDRHFIETPLDRNIPVILAVLGIWYHNFHNSETFAILPYDQYMHRFPAYFQQGDMESNGKYVTRSGQKVQYTTGPIVWGEPGTNGQHAFYQLIHQGTRRVPCDFLIPVETHNPIQGGVHHQILLANFLAQTEALMVGKTREQAEAELRKSGMDEKQLQRILPHKVFEGNRPTNSIIFQKLTPFMLGLLIAMYEHKIFVQGVMWDINSFDQWGVELGKQLAKAIEPELANSNKISSHDSSTNGLINFIKANRK